From the Streptomyces sp. NBC_00376 genome, one window contains:
- a CDS encoding GNAT family N-acetyltransferase translates to MLDVGGHIGYSIRPSARRRGLATWALRAVLPEARATGPGRVLVTCDDSNVGSARSIERTGGVLEDVRITEAGSKRRYWITP, encoded by the coding sequence CTGCTCGATGTCGGCGGACACATCGGCTACAGCATCCGCCCCTCCGCCCGGAGGCGCGGCCTGGCCACATGGGCCCTCAGGGCTGTTCTGCCCGAGGCTCGTGCGACGGGTCCGGGGCGGGTTCTCGTCACCTGCGACGACAGCAATGTCGGCTCCGCTCGCAGCATCGAGCGCACCGGTGGCGTCCTGGAGGACGTCCGCATCACCGAGGCAGGCAGCAAGCGCCGCTACTGGATCACTCCGTAG
- a CDS encoding PLP-dependent cysteine synthase family protein, with the protein MNTSLYANAPLYAPAPASARGPSDLVGHTPVLWVGEPFAPSGRGFWAKLEGANPGGIKDRPGLHMVARARARGDLADGAAIVESSSGTLGLGLALAGITFGHPVTVVTDPGLEPAIRRALTAYGARVELVTTAHPVGGWQQARRERTADLLARHPGAWCPDQYSNPDNVAAYTPLAAELIAQLGCIDVLVASVGTGGHSAGISAALRRTFPDLDLIGVDSTGSAIFGQPAGQRLMRGLGSSIHPGNVAYDAFTEVHWVAPAEAVRACRTLARSHYASGGWSVGAVALVAGWAARTRPAGTRIAAIFPDGPHRYLDTIYNDGWCHGHHLLDAPMPTGPEEIKEPGERTVTSWTRCTTVTAPAPAAARTALAGAR; encoded by the coding sequence ATGAACACCTCCCTGTACGCCAACGCCCCTCTGTACGCCCCTGCCCCCGCTTCCGCCCGCGGCCCGTCCGATCTGGTCGGCCACACCCCGGTGCTCTGGGTGGGCGAACCGTTCGCCCCTTCCGGGCGCGGCTTCTGGGCCAAGCTCGAAGGCGCCAATCCCGGCGGGATCAAGGACCGTCCGGGCCTGCACATGGTCGCCCGTGCCCGCGCACGCGGTGACCTGGCCGACGGCGCGGCCATCGTCGAGTCCTCCAGCGGCACCCTGGGACTGGGGCTGGCCCTGGCCGGGATCACCTTCGGCCACCCGGTGACCGTGGTCACCGACCCGGGCCTGGAGCCCGCGATCCGCCGGGCCCTGACCGCGTACGGCGCCCGCGTCGAACTCGTCACCACCGCACACCCGGTGGGCGGCTGGCAACAGGCGCGGCGCGAGAGGACGGCCGACCTGCTCGCCCGGCACCCCGGGGCCTGGTGCCCGGACCAGTACAGCAACCCCGACAATGTCGCCGCCTACACCCCGCTGGCCGCGGAACTGATCGCCCAACTGGGCTGCATCGACGTCCTGGTCGCCTCCGTCGGCACCGGCGGCCACTCAGCAGGCATCTCCGCCGCCCTGCGCCGGACCTTCCCCGACCTGGACCTGATCGGGGTGGACTCAACCGGGTCGGCGATCTTCGGGCAGCCCGCCGGGCAGCGCCTGATGCGCGGACTGGGCTCCAGCATCCACCCGGGCAACGTCGCCTACGACGCGTTCACCGAGGTCCACTGGGTCGCCCCCGCCGAAGCCGTCCGGGCCTGCCGCACCCTGGCCCGCAGCCACTACGCCTCCGGCGGCTGGAGCGTGGGCGCGGTCGCACTGGTCGCCGGATGGGCCGCCCGTACCCGGCCCGCCGGAACCCGCATCGCCGCGATCTTCCCCGACGGCCCCCACCGCTACCTCGACACCATCTACAACGACGGCTGGTGCCACGGCCATCACCTGCTCGACGCACCCATGCCGACCGGGCCGGAAGAGATCAAGGAGCCCGGCGAACGGACAGTGACCTCCTGGACCCGCTGCACCACGGTCACCGCCCCCGCTCCGGCCGCCGCCCGCACCGCCCTGGCGGGTGCGCGGTGA
- a CDS encoding MFS transporter, whose amino-acid sequence MRRLRTQMRSFTPSIQLLMVNQFGINLGFYMLMPYLADHLAHGLGLAAWAVGLVLGVRNLSQQGMFWLGGTLADRIGYKPMILVGCALRTGAFALLAFADTLPALVTAAAATGLAGALFNPAVRAYIAEGAGERRVEAFSCFNVFYQAGILLGPLAGLALLALDFRLVCAVSAAVFALLALVQARALPARRPAAESQSEAGWRGIAADWRTILRNRPFMLFSAAMAGSYLLAFQTYLALPLQARTLLGDGSGTAMGGVFAVSALVAVAGQLRLTDRARKRLDAPKAIAVGLAVMGAAFLPLLPGPHGPAHGVAALLGLAGLVACAALLAVGSALLYPFEMDTLVRLSGERLVATYYGAYSTVAGIAVAGGNLAVGALFDLAARADAPWLPWTALAALGIGCAVALTGLRRTGHLRPEMPAAAAPATA is encoded by the coding sequence GTGAGGCGGCTGCGCACCCAGATGCGCTCCTTCACCCCCAGCATCCAGCTGCTGATGGTCAACCAGTTCGGCATCAACCTCGGCTTCTACATGCTCATGCCCTACCTCGCCGACCACCTCGCCCACGGCCTCGGCCTCGCGGCGTGGGCGGTCGGTCTGGTGCTGGGCGTGCGCAACCTCTCCCAGCAGGGCATGTTCTGGCTCGGTGGCACCCTCGCCGACCGGATCGGCTACAAGCCGATGATCCTCGTCGGCTGCGCCCTGCGCACGGGCGCGTTCGCGCTGCTGGCCTTCGCCGACACCTTGCCCGCCCTGGTCACGGCCGCCGCCGCCACGGGACTTGCCGGAGCCCTGTTCAACCCCGCGGTCCGCGCGTACATCGCCGAAGGAGCCGGGGAGCGCCGGGTCGAGGCGTTCTCCTGCTTCAACGTCTTCTACCAGGCGGGCATCCTGCTCGGTCCGCTCGCCGGACTGGCCCTGCTCGCCCTCGACTTCCGCCTGGTGTGCGCGGTCTCCGCGGCCGTTTTCGCACTGCTGGCGCTCGTGCAGGCTCGCGCACTGCCCGCCCGCCGCCCCGCCGCTGAATCACAGAGCGAGGCGGGATGGCGGGGGATCGCCGCGGACTGGCGGACGATTCTGCGCAACCGCCCCTTCATGCTGTTCTCCGCCGCGATGGCCGGCTCCTACCTGCTGGCCTTCCAGACCTACCTCGCCCTTCCCCTGCAGGCCCGCACCCTCCTCGGCGACGGCAGCGGTACCGCGATGGGCGGGGTCTTCGCCGTCTCCGCCCTGGTCGCGGTCGCCGGCCAGCTGAGGCTGACCGACCGGGCCAGGAAGCGCCTGGACGCCCCGAAGGCCATCGCGGTCGGGCTGGCGGTCATGGGGGCGGCGTTCCTGCCGCTGCTCCCCGGGCCCCATGGCCCCGCTCACGGGGTCGCCGCGCTGCTCGGGCTCGCCGGGCTGGTGGCGTGCGCGGCGCTCCTGGCAGTGGGTTCCGCACTGCTGTACCCGTTCGAGATGGACACGCTCGTCAGGCTCTCGGGTGAACGCCTGGTCGCCACGTACTACGGCGCCTACAGCACCGTGGCCGGCATCGCCGTGGCCGGCGGCAATCTCGCCGTGGGCGCGCTGTTCGACCTCGCCGCCCGCGCAGACGCCCCGTGGCTGCCCTGGACAGCCCTGGCCGCGCTCGGGATCGGGTGCGCCGTGGCTCTGACCGGGCTCCGCCGCACCGGTCATCTGCGACCCGAGATGCCTGCGGCGGCGGCACCTGCCACGGCGTGA
- a CDS encoding pentapeptide repeat-containing protein has product MVAIGDDGAAADAVRAAAGRLRGGGAGPRRDAVAELARLGDGHPDLRPDVAEAVCTFVREHLARDEPPADGSKDPAGPDSGDDPAGPEVRRAALSMLADRLRPVPEAAGPDTARWDGIAVDLTGAVVDGIDFTGCRFAGATFADCLFRGTTTFEGARWAGGAVFARAVFSCDAGFVGARFGEEAVFGRARFHGRARFDGACFDGLAWFGFGEEGVWEDESWADLDDDAFTETLGPTTTIPWREPNETDPHWPDAYLMGDYQSWEEGGDGALFRGAASFSGTHFRDAAWFWKSRFGAAASFRGARFDSQVYLDQPAADLTDARAAAADLEQRWPFGWTAVPADDGPAHLTTDAAVAPYTHQLAAAEAPVRLAGLRILDALGDARPESRDGIVTAVCAYLRMPLPFPVGAADLDDEQRAELAVRQAAQNLLTTHLRPADANRFWPDAKLPLSGATLVDLDLSGCRPAHADFTGTQFHGATRLDDCFFTGGALLRLPDGGGSATFHGPVRHDGADLGEEYFALPGLPRRHTARATLESVLAARTAP; this is encoded by the coding sequence ATGGTGGCCATCGGTGATGACGGGGCGGCGGCCGACGCGGTGCGGGCGGCCGCGGGCCGACTGCGCGGCGGCGGCGCCGGTCCCCGGCGGGACGCCGTGGCCGAACTGGCCCGGCTCGGCGACGGGCATCCGGACCTGCGGCCGGACGTGGCAGAGGCGGTGTGCACGTTCGTCCGCGAGCACCTGGCCCGGGACGAACCCCCGGCGGACGGCAGCAAGGATCCGGCCGGGCCGGACAGCGGCGACGATCCGGCCGGGCCGGAGGTACGGCGAGCGGCGCTCTCCATGCTCGCCGACCGGCTGCGCCCCGTACCGGAGGCGGCCGGGCCGGACACCGCCCGCTGGGACGGCATCGCGGTGGACCTGACCGGCGCGGTCGTGGACGGCATCGACTTCACCGGCTGCCGGTTCGCCGGGGCGACCTTCGCCGACTGCCTGTTCCGTGGCACGACCACGTTCGAGGGCGCGCGATGGGCGGGCGGCGCGGTGTTCGCGCGCGCGGTGTTCTCCTGCGATGCCGGATTCGTCGGCGCCCGGTTCGGCGAGGAGGCCGTCTTCGGACGGGCCCGGTTCCACGGCCGGGCCCGGTTCGACGGTGCCTGCTTCGACGGGCTCGCCTGGTTCGGCTTCGGCGAAGAGGGCGTCTGGGAGGACGAGAGCTGGGCGGATCTTGACGACGACGCCTTCACGGAGACGCTCGGGCCGACGACCACGATCCCCTGGCGCGAACCGAACGAGACCGACCCGCACTGGCCCGATGCGTACCTGATGGGCGACTACCAGAGCTGGGAGGAGGGCGGGGACGGAGCGCTGTTCCGTGGTGCCGCGTCGTTCAGCGGCACGCACTTCCGGGACGCCGCGTGGTTCTGGAAGTCGAGGTTCGGCGCGGCGGCGTCGTTCCGCGGTGCGCGCTTCGACTCGCAGGTGTACCTGGACCAACCCGCCGCCGACCTCACCGACGCCCGTGCCGCGGCCGCCGACCTCGAACAGCGGTGGCCGTTCGGCTGGACGGCGGTACCCGCCGACGACGGCCCGGCACACCTGACAACCGACGCCGCCGTCGCCCCGTACACACACCAGTTGGCGGCAGCCGAGGCGCCCGTAAGGCTGGCCGGGCTGCGGATCCTGGACGCCCTCGGCGACGCCCGGCCCGAGTCGCGCGACGGGATCGTCACCGCGGTCTGCGCGTACCTGCGGATGCCGCTGCCGTTCCCGGTCGGCGCCGCGGACCTCGACGACGAGCAGCGGGCCGAACTGGCCGTGCGACAGGCGGCGCAGAACCTGCTCACAACGCACCTGCGGCCGGCGGACGCCAACCGGTTCTGGCCGGACGCGAAGCTGCCGCTGTCCGGCGCCACACTGGTCGACCTCGACCTGAGCGGCTGCCGGCCGGCCCATGCGGACTTCACGGGCACCCAGTTCCACGGTGCCACGCGGCTCGACGACTGCTTCTTCACCGGCGGCGCACTGCTCCGCCTGCCCGACGGCGGCGGTTCCGCGACGTTTCACGGGCCGGTCAGACATGACGGCGCCGACCTCGGCGAGGAGTACTTCGCCCTACCCGGGCTGCCCCGTCGGCACACCGCCCGCGCCACACTCGAATCGGTGCTCGCGGCCCGCACCGCGCCGTGA
- a CDS encoding DUF6333 family protein yields MSDTDFWTLPPDRMTRGSGSRYELTVLHPPFTVDAAGLPPNAPDRAEEFARSLETIDDVVEDLGPRKQSDSVTVATRSDLDVVQVGVWGNVMSISDPAFADDGNDMPLLAEASRLRERFPDARIVGRVEVHCGAEHTEDLVWLPDGTMFHACGWPGDEPFVVTGDPQAVMSALGITEEVLEELDVYFDLDDDPNQNDWGALATACLGDADPWGRADLDASSLRVRHSEHATSHMESLYFTG; encoded by the coding sequence ATGTCTGACACCGACTTCTGGACCTTGCCTCCCGACCGTATGACCCGGGGCAGCGGCAGCCGCTACGAACTGACCGTTCTCCACCCGCCGTTCACAGTGGACGCCGCCGGACTTCCGCCCAACGCCCCCGACCGGGCGGAGGAGTTCGCCCGCTCCCTGGAGACGATCGACGACGTCGTCGAAGACCTCGGTCCCCGTAAGCAGAGCGACTCGGTCACGGTCGCCACCAGGTCTGATCTGGACGTCGTCCAGGTGGGGGTGTGGGGCAACGTCATGTCGATCTCCGATCCGGCCTTCGCGGACGACGGCAACGACATGCCGCTGCTCGCGGAGGCCTCCCGGCTGCGTGAACGCTTCCCCGACGCGCGGATCGTGGGCCGGGTGGAGGTGCACTGCGGCGCCGAGCACACCGAGGACCTCGTGTGGCTGCCGGACGGCACCATGTTCCATGCCTGCGGCTGGCCCGGTGACGAACCGTTCGTCGTGACCGGCGACCCGCAGGCGGTGATGTCCGCCCTCGGGATCACCGAGGAAGTGCTCGAGGAGCTCGACGTGTACTTCGACCTGGACGACGACCCGAACCAGAACGACTGGGGCGCCCTCGCCACGGCATGCCTCGGGGACGCGGACCCGTGGGGAAGGGCAGATCTGGACGCCTCCTCACTTCGGGTGCGGCACAGCGAGCACGCGACCAGCCACATGGAAAGCCTTTACTTCACCGGCTGA
- a CDS encoding ABC transporter substrate-binding protein, producing MPHSSTTANSISRRYLLAASGALAFTAACGSNTGRAGGAGDRPALDQWYHQYGEAGTEQAVKRYAAAYRKANITVEWRPGNYDQQTAAALLTKNAPDVFEGRPTLDQIRGGQVADLTDLLDGARDDFNPAVLTPKTYKGKIYGIPQAIDMQMLYYRKSLLAEAGVRPPQTLDELVDAAKALTTKDVKGLFLGNDGGAGVLGATPLRAAGLELVTSDGTVGFDDPQAARTLGKLHRFHQDDSLLLGAPTDWSDPSAFLQGLTAMQWTGLWALPQIEKALGDDFGVLPFPRDGAQGRPSVPVGAYGAAVSAHSSHIDAAKAYVKWLWVERTDYQEDFALSYGFHIPARISLAKKAAGLAKGAAAEAVRFTTEHGYAQPLLWTSRSQTAYQDALSRIITEGADPDAQIRSVVATANAELKRVRS from the coding sequence ATGCCCCACTCAAGTACCACAGCCAACAGCATCAGCCGCCGGTATCTGCTGGCCGCCTCGGGCGCCCTCGCATTCACCGCCGCCTGCGGATCCAACACCGGCCGTGCCGGCGGAGCGGGTGATCGCCCCGCCCTCGACCAGTGGTACCACCAGTACGGCGAGGCCGGGACCGAACAGGCGGTGAAGCGATATGCGGCCGCTTACCGCAAGGCGAATATCACGGTCGAGTGGCGGCCCGGCAATTATGACCAGCAGACGGCCGCAGCACTGCTGACCAAGAACGCACCGGACGTCTTCGAGGGCCGTCCGACCCTGGACCAGATCCGGGGTGGCCAGGTCGCCGATCTCACCGACCTCCTGGACGGGGCACGCGATGACTTCAACCCCGCGGTCCTCACCCCCAAGACATACAAGGGCAAGATCTACGGCATCCCTCAGGCCATCGACATGCAGATGCTCTATTACCGAAAGAGCCTGCTGGCCGAGGCCGGAGTCCGGCCACCGCAGACCCTCGACGAACTGGTCGACGCGGCAAAGGCCCTGACGACCAAGGATGTCAAGGGCCTCTTCCTCGGCAACGACGGGGGAGCCGGCGTGCTCGGCGCCACCCCGCTCCGCGCCGCAGGCCTGGAACTGGTGACCTCCGACGGAACGGTCGGATTCGACGACCCGCAAGCCGCCAGGACCCTCGGCAAACTGCATCGGTTCCACCAGGACGATTCCCTGCTGCTCGGAGCCCCCACCGACTGGTCCGACCCGTCCGCGTTCCTCCAGGGCCTGACCGCCATGCAGTGGACGGGACTGTGGGCCCTCCCACAGATCGAGAAGGCGCTGGGCGACGACTTCGGCGTCCTGCCCTTCCCCCGCGACGGGGCACAGGGCAGGCCCTCGGTACCGGTCGGCGCCTACGGGGCGGCCGTCAGCGCGCACAGCAGCCACATCGACGCGGCGAAGGCGTACGTGAAGTGGCTGTGGGTGGAACGGACCGACTACCAGGAAGACTTCGCGCTGTCCTACGGCTTCCACATTCCCGCCCGGATCTCGCTGGCCAAGAAGGCAGCCGGACTCGCCAAGGGCGCGGCGGCCGAAGCCGTCCGTTTCACGACCGAACACGGCTACGCACAGCCCCTGTTGTGGACCAGCAGGAGCCAGACCGCCTACCAGGACGCCCTGAGCCGGATCATCACCGAAGGCGCCGACCCGGACGCCCAGATCAGATCGGTCGTCGCGACGGCGAACGCCGAGCTGAAGCGGGTGCGGTCATAG
- a CDS encoding carbohydrate ABC transporter permease → MGRRLLGPQNRYLWFWVFVGPFAAGLALFTYVPLLWSVWLSFFDAHNTVTPTDFVGLDNYAEILGDPSFVSSLVTFVVFSLFIVPATYGLSLALALMVAGLRFAQAFFRSVFFLPTACSYVVAAMIWKLSIFNGVRFGLANTVLGWFGGSDIAWLSTTSPPWYWLVIVTVRMWLQAGFYMVILLAGLQRIPRTLYEAAAVDGARPGWQVFRHITFPQLRATSVAVVLLLVINAFQAFDEFYNLLSTARGYPPYARPPLVYLYYVALGQDQNLGLGSAGAVILALIIAVVAVVQARWFGLGRRED, encoded by the coding sequence CTGGGACGGCGACTGCTGGGCCCCCAGAACCGCTACCTGTGGTTCTGGGTCTTCGTCGGCCCCTTCGCCGCCGGGCTCGCCCTCTTCACGTACGTACCGCTGCTGTGGAGCGTGTGGCTCAGCTTCTTCGACGCCCACAACACGGTGACACCGACCGACTTCGTGGGCCTGGACAACTACGCCGAGATCCTCGGCGACCCGTCCTTCGTCTCCAGTCTCGTCACCTTCGTCGTCTTCTCGCTCTTCATCGTTCCGGCAACCTACGGGCTCTCGCTCGCCCTCGCTCTGATGGTTGCCGGACTGCGCTTCGCCCAGGCGTTCTTCCGGTCGGTCTTCTTCCTGCCGACCGCCTGCTCGTACGTCGTCGCCGCAATGATCTGGAAGCTGTCGATCTTCAACGGGGTACGGTTCGGGCTGGCGAACACGGTGCTGGGATGGTTCGGCGGCTCGGACATCGCCTGGCTGTCGACCACCAGCCCGCCCTGGTACTGGCTGGTCATCGTGACCGTGCGCATGTGGCTCCAGGCAGGCTTCTACATGGTGATCCTGCTGGCCGGACTCCAGCGAATCCCACGCACCCTCTACGAGGCGGCGGCCGTCGACGGCGCGCGCCCCGGCTGGCAGGTCTTCAGACACATCACCTTCCCGCAACTGCGTGCGACCTCCGTCGCCGTCGTCCTGCTCCTGGTGATCAACGCCTTCCAGGCCTTCGACGAGTTCTACAACCTGCTGTCGACGGCACGCGGCTACCCGCCCTACGCCAGGCCGCCCCTGGTCTACCTGTACTACGTGGCGCTGGGACAGGACCAGAACCTGGGCCTCGGCAGCGCGGGCGCGGTGATCCTCGCACTGATCATCGCGGTCGTGGCGGTGGTACAGGCACGCTGGTTCGGTCTCGGACGCCGGGAGGACTGA
- a CDS encoding carbohydrate ABC transporter permease, which translates to MRQHSTDQPTGLSTAHAFRRLARALRLVLLIALAVLFLVPFYLLVRNGLATEADITGADWTFFPHSLQWGNLRELFNDSNVPMLHALWNSAVIAVLTTIGTLLLASLAGYGLARIEYPYASQVFYAFLVTLMIPSAVTFVPSFVLVSSLGWVSTLRGLIVPTLFSAFAAFLFRQYFLGFPRELEDASRVDGLGYWRTYWRIVVPNTKPVFAAVGAIVFIGSWNSFLWPLVIGQQRDAWTVQVALATFTTAQTVNLHELFIAAAVSILPLLVVFLVLQRHIVAGAERSGIDE; encoded by the coding sequence ATGCGACAGCACTCGACGGATCAACCGACGGGGCTCTCCACGGCCCATGCCTTCCGACGGCTCGCGCGCGCACTGCGGCTCGTGCTGCTCATCGCGCTCGCCGTGCTCTTTCTCGTCCCGTTCTACCTGCTGGTGCGCAACGGACTGGCCACCGAAGCGGACATCACCGGGGCGGACTGGACGTTCTTCCCGCACAGCCTCCAGTGGGGCAACCTGCGGGAACTGTTCAACGACAGCAATGTCCCCATGCTGCACGCCCTGTGGAATTCGGCCGTGATCGCCGTCCTCACGACCATCGGCACCCTGCTGCTCGCCTCGCTGGCCGGATACGGGCTGGCCCGCATCGAGTATCCCTATGCGAGCCAGGTCTTCTACGCGTTCCTGGTCACCTTGATGATCCCGTCCGCCGTCACTTTCGTCCCGAGCTTCGTCCTCGTTTCGTCGCTCGGCTGGGTCTCCACCCTGCGCGGACTGATCGTCCCCACCCTCTTCAGCGCGTTCGCGGCCTTCCTCTTCCGGCAGTACTTCCTCGGCTTCCCCCGGGAGCTGGAGGACGCGTCCAGGGTGGACGGGCTCGGCTACTGGCGTACGTACTGGCGGATCGTCGTCCCCAACACAAAGCCGGTCTTCGCCGCCGTGGGGGCGATCGTCTTCATCGGCTCGTGGAACTCGTTCCTCTGGCCGCTGGTGATCGGCCAGCAGCGCGACGCCTGGACCGTGCAGGTCGCGCTCGCCACCTTCACCACGGCTCAGACGGTCAACCTGCATGAGCTGTTCATCGCAGCCGCCGTTTCGATCCTGCCCCTGCTGGTGGTCTTCCTGGTACTCCAGCGCCACATCGTCGCGGGCGCGGAGCGCTCCGGCATCGATGAATGA
- a CDS encoding LysR family transcriptional regulator — protein MDLEAVRTFVAVAEAGQFQKAAADLSVTQQAVSKRIAALERTLGVRLFTRAPRGAELTIDGQAFLPHARELLRVAERAGASVRPDRRPLRVDVIASRSAQSGLMRGFHRAHPEIDLDVMMLFDIETAVTAIRSGAIDATFRAVAAPGRPLPEDIESVRVLDEPLQLLTGPAHALAGARSVTVAQLTGHRIWMPGIAPGTEWGAYYDDLVAEFGLTIEVTGPNFGSDALLDTISDTPALATFMGEHTRLIWPADHGLRRIPVTDPTPVYPHSLLWHRDNPHPALATLRTHLAATTAGQDTAGTWTPGWVLPR, from the coding sequence GTGGATCTCGAAGCCGTACGTACCTTCGTCGCCGTCGCGGAAGCGGGCCAGTTCCAGAAAGCCGCCGCCGACCTGTCGGTCACCCAGCAGGCCGTCTCCAAACGCATCGCCGCGCTGGAGCGCACCCTCGGCGTGCGGTTGTTCACCCGTGCCCCACGCGGCGCTGAGCTCACCATCGATGGGCAGGCGTTCCTGCCCCACGCACGGGAGCTGCTGCGCGTCGCCGAGCGTGCGGGCGCGTCCGTGCGCCCCGACCGTCGTCCGTTGCGCGTCGATGTGATCGCCTCGCGCAGCGCACAGTCGGGCCTGATGCGCGGCTTCCACCGCGCACACCCCGAGATCGACCTCGACGTGATGATGCTGTTCGACATCGAGACGGCCGTCACCGCCATCCGCTCCGGTGCGATCGATGCGACCTTCCGCGCCGTCGCCGCACCCGGCCGGCCACTTCCCGAGGACATCGAGTCCGTCCGGGTGCTCGACGAACCGCTCCAGCTCCTCACCGGCCCCGCCCACGCACTGGCGGGCGCCCGTTCGGTGACCGTCGCCCAGCTCACCGGGCACCGGATCTGGATGCCCGGCATCGCCCCCGGTACCGAGTGGGGCGCCTACTACGACGACCTCGTCGCCGAGTTCGGCCTCACCATCGAAGTGACCGGTCCCAACTTCGGCTCCGACGCGCTCCTCGACACCATCTCCGACACTCCGGCTCTGGCCACCTTCATGGGCGAGCACACCCGCCTCATCTGGCCCGCCGATCACGGCCTGCGCCGCATCCCGGTGACCGACCCGACGCCCGTCTACCCGCACTCGCTCCTCTGGCATCGCGACAACCCCCACCCGGCGCTGGCCACCCTCCGCACCCACCTCGCCGCCACGACGGCCGGCCAGGACACCGCCGGGACCTGGACACCGGGCTGGGTGCTTCCGCGCTGA
- a CDS encoding MFS transporter, which translates to MVGRRRLGRQFGWLWASYAVSAYGSGLGFGALPLIAVLVLHAGPAEVSALSAVGPAVGALIAVPLAPWVEFRRKRPVMITMDLARFAAMATIPVAYAMGRLGFVQLLVISAVIAAAKIAFNAASGAYLKALVRPDDLLVANARFESTNWSSIAVGPPLGGAAISLFGPVTTVVADALSYLLSALGITAIRGQEEAPRTTDKSPVRAGALLDGWRHIMGHPVLRPLYLNQMLVAGLIMATEPVLAVLLLRQLGFPPWQYGLAFAAPCLGGLIGSRLASRVVARFGRHWVFRTVGTLRAIWLIGLAFVRPGVVGLVTVMAVELAIIINMSLYSPVLATYRLEHTPKHLVARTLTAWSIGQQASIAILTALTGLLADLTSPRTALTVAGLLIITSPLLLPRQDRTSQHEPEPAHSDS; encoded by the coding sequence ATGGTGGGCCGGAGACGGTTGGGCCGGCAGTTCGGCTGGCTGTGGGCGTCGTATGCGGTGAGCGCGTACGGGTCCGGGCTGGGGTTCGGGGCATTGCCGCTGATCGCTGTACTCGTGCTGCATGCCGGCCCCGCCGAGGTGTCCGCGCTGTCCGCGGTGGGGCCTGCGGTGGGGGCGCTGATCGCGGTGCCGCTCGCACCGTGGGTGGAGTTCCGGCGCAAGCGCCCGGTCATGATCACGATGGATCTGGCCCGGTTCGCGGCCATGGCGACGATCCCGGTCGCCTACGCCATGGGCAGGCTCGGGTTCGTCCAGCTGCTCGTGATCTCGGCCGTGATCGCCGCAGCCAAGATCGCGTTCAACGCGGCCAGTGGCGCTTACCTCAAGGCCCTCGTCCGACCGGATGACCTGCTCGTCGCCAACGCGCGGTTCGAATCCACGAACTGGAGCTCCATCGCGGTGGGGCCACCGCTCGGCGGGGCGGCGATCAGCTTGTTCGGGCCGGTCACCACCGTGGTGGCCGACGCACTCAGCTACCTGCTCTCCGCACTGGGCATCACCGCGATCCGCGGCCAGGAAGAAGCGCCGCGAACGACCGACAAGAGCCCGGTCCGGGCGGGCGCACTGCTCGACGGCTGGCGGCACATCATGGGCCACCCCGTTCTGCGGCCGCTCTACCTCAACCAAATGCTCGTCGCCGGTCTGATCATGGCCACCGAGCCGGTGCTGGCCGTGCTCCTGCTTCGCCAGCTCGGGTTCCCGCCCTGGCAGTACGGCCTCGCCTTCGCCGCCCCCTGCCTCGGCGGACTCATCGGCTCGCGGCTGGCCAGCCGTGTCGTGGCCCGCTTCGGACGGCATTGGGTCTTCCGGACCGTCGGCACTCTGCGCGCCATCTGGCTGATCGGCCTGGCCTTTGTCCGTCCCGGTGTCGTCGGCCTCGTCACCGTGATGGCCGTCGAGCTGGCGATCATCATCAACATGAGCCTGTACAGCCCGGTGCTCGCCACCTACCGGCTCGAACACACCCCCAAGCATCTCGTCGCCCGCACCCTGACGGCCTGGTCGATCGGCCAGCAGGCGTCCATCGCCATCCTCACCGCGCTCACCGGCCTGCTCGCCGATCTCACCAGCCCCCGCACCGCCCTCACGGTCGCGGGACTGCTCATCATCACCAGCCCGCTCCTGCTTCCCCGACAGGACCGGACGTCGCAGCACGAGCCGGAACCGGCCCACAGCGACTCATGA